A single region of the Leishmania donovani BPK282A1 complete genome, chromosome 19 genome encodes:
- a CDS encoding glycerol uptake protein, putative codes for MRRAGKKQHRLIFDPSRSRAILIPAERDATG; via the coding sequence ATGCGGAGAGCGGGCAAAAAACAACATAGGCTGATTTTCGACCCCAGCAGATCGCGCGCAATCCTCATCCCGGCAGAGCGCGACGCTACCGGAtag
- a CDS encoding glycerol uptake protein, putative, with amino-acid sequence MEPEKAFNEEPEATVQDPSLVSPSSLLQGSALPLLSPSTSVSQPPRTAPSWSCRLHFVSPTTALDIGAADYSTVYPRLCSIEYLVTAATCLGTMLYGFAVLQSFCYKNFFSYQWDTVDPNPFFERMGSKGYDDSIDDQWVGFITHYNELVCLALLLAGFSGLYRALLSYSTSSASPVPSDSTACSSPSASSECSGSLAGHVKVWMPPRWLDKLRSRARTLGSPSGARRRCTAFLQRSWILPAFYTVVGVVFVIFVHGPHFFLPLLIIIANYVIFSRLQRWCPYWLFMVIMWAAHVTLLYLIEINDGFEQTPWLQYYTSCILSHLQAIQGDAEAIPWEQRMRWCVAFRMSTLRLIAFNYDL; translated from the coding sequence atggAGCCAGAGAAAGCGTTCAACGAAGAGCCGGAGGCGACTGTGCAGGACCCCTCGCTGGTGTCGCCCTCGTCCCTCCTCCAAGGCtccgcgctgccgttgctaTCGCCATCCACTTCTGTCTCGCAACCACCCCGCACTGCGCCTtcgtggagctgccgcctccacttCGTGAGCCCCACCACGGCGCTGGACATTGGGGCCGCCGATTACAGCACCGTTTACCCTCGGCTGTGTTCCATCGAGTATCTCGTGACCGCCGCAACGTGTCTGGGAACGATGCTTTACGGGTTTGCCGTGCTCCAGTCGTTCTGCTACAAGAATTTCTTTTCGTACCAGTGGGACACCGTCGATCCGAACCCCTTCTTTGAACGCATGGGCTCCAAGGGCTACGACGATAGCATAGACGATCAATGGGTCGGGTTCATCACTCATTACAACGAATTGGTCTGCCTggccctgctgctggcgggcTTTTCCGGGCTGTATCGAGCGCTGCTCTCTTACTCAACGTCATCTGCATCCCCCGTCCCCTCTGACAGCACGGCCTGCTCATCACCCTCAGCGAGCAGCGAGTGCTCAGGGTCGCTGGCCGGCCATGTAAAGGTGTGGATGCCACCGAGGTGGTTGGATAAGCTAcgctcacgcgcgcgcactctCGGCTCACCCTCAGGTgcacggaggaggtgcaccGCCTTTCTGCAGCGCTCTTGGATCCTGCCCGCCTTCTACACGGTTGTgggcgtcgtcttcgtcatcTTTGTGCACGGCCCGCACTTTTTCCTCCCGCtgctcatcatcatcgccaaCTACGTCATCTTctcgcggctgcagcgctggtgcCCCTACTGGCTGTTCATGGTCATCATGTGGGCCGCGCACGTCACTCTCCTGTACCTCATCGAGATCAACGATGGGTTCGAGCAGACGCCCTGGTTACAGTACTACACTTCATGTATTCTGTCACACCTGCAAGCCATTCAGGGAGATGCGGAAGCAATTCCTTGGGAGCAGCGTATGCGCTGGTGCGTAGCCTTCCGCATGTCGAcgctgcgcctcatcgcctTCAACTACGACCTG
- a CDS encoding phosphatidic acid phosphatase protein-like protein — protein MVVLSKKEFYYAWNQYHLLDWIVLTVLLLISMIVTISMKPHCRTFSWNDATIAYPSHADTFPDYSLALMLVFSVVFYVIFIWYLVRPLQEFVGEPLDWYSIGGADAGTSGEGNAYAEMDTVVNTRQPRIRDMQTGRGLVYPWLRAQLWSVGMESCATAVLKVYAGRLRPDYLSRLKAAGYTSSMSHLPDPQTNPDYYCALMDAHPALKEGRLSFPSGHSSTSFAVCTVVCLFFVAHLRPFARHASFTRLIICLLPISVSLMCAVSRTRDNKHHFSDIIAGSLIGVVSAFLSFYGSFRQVGGAAGIYFSRTAMDIEYEQLREWKSAGGNEGSGAAVEIPTAGGSSANYQSTNKREEAARCRSASPINRMNDAVVTFNDSVRRPTGLTERRLNEDPAAVPWI, from the coding sequence ATGGTAGTGCTCAGCAAGAAGGAGTTCTACTACGCGTGGAACCAGTACCACCTGCTTGACTGGATCGTCCTGACCGTCCTGCTCCTGATCTCCATGATCGTCACGATTTCGATGAAGCCGCACTGTCGAACCTTCTCCTGGAATGACGCCACTATCGCGTACCCGAGCCATGCAGACACGTTCCCCGATTACTCGCTGGCACTCATGCTGGTGTTTTCCGTCGTGTTTTACGTGATATTCATCTGGTACCTCGTGCGGCCACTGCAGGAGTTCGTCGGTGAGCCGCTGGACTGGTATAGCAtcggcggtgctgacgcCGGCACAAGCGGCGAGGGCAACGCGTACGCAGAAATGGACACTGTAGTGAACacgaggcagccgcgcatCCGCGACATGCAGACTGGCCGTGGTCTGGTGTATCCGTGGCTGCGTGCACAGCTCTGGTCTGTTGGAATGGAGTCCTGCGCGACAGCGGTACTCAAGGTGTACGCCGGCCGGCTTCGACCAGACTACCTGAGCCGGCTCAAGGCAGCTGGGTACACGAGCTCGATGTCGCATCTGCCCGACCCACAGACAAACCCTGACTACTACTGCGCCCTTATGGATGCCCACCCCGCGCTGAAGGAGGGCCGGCTATCTTTTCCATCcgggcacagcagcacgtcCTTTGCGGTGTGCACAGTCGTCTGTCTCTTCTTCGTCGCCCATCTGCGTCCATTTGCGCGGCACGCCAGCTTTACCCGGCTCATTATTTGCCTGTTGCCGATCTCCGTATCGCTCATGTGTGCCGTGAGCCGCACGCGCGACAACAAGCACCATTTTTCTGACATCATCGCCGGCTCGCTGATCGGGGTCGTCTCTGCCTTTCTGTCGTTCTACGGTAGCTTCCGGCAGGTaggcggagcggctggcATCTACTTTAGCCGCACGGCGATGGACATCGAGTATGAACAGTTGCGCGAGTGGAAATCAGCTGGCGGCAACgaaggcagcggtgctgccgtggaGATCCCTActgctggcggcagcagtgccaaCTACCAATCGACTAACAAGAGGGAAGAAGCCGCGCGTTGTAGGTCTGCGTCGCCGATAAACAGGATGAACGACGCTGTGGTGACCTTCAACGACTCGGTGCGGCGGCCGACAGGGCTGACGGAGCGGCGGTTGAACGAGGACCCAGCGGCCGTTCCGTGGATCTAA
- a CDS encoding glycerol uptake protein, putative: MEPEKAFNEEPEATVQDPSLVSPSSLLQGSALPLLSPSTSVSQPPRTAPSWSCRLHFVSPTTALDIGAADYSTVYPRLCSIEYLVTAATCLGTMLYGFAVLQSFCYKNFFSYQWDTVDPNPFFERMGSKGYDDSIDDQWVGFITHYNELVCLALLLAGFSGLYRALLSYSTSSASPVPSDSTACSSPSASSECSGSLAGHVKVWMPPRWLDKLRSRARTLGSPSGARRRCTAFLQRSWILPAFYTVVGVVFVIFVHGPHFFLPLLIIIANYVIFSRLQRWCPYWLFMVIMWAAHVTLLYLIEINDGFEQTPWLQYYTSCILSHLQAIQGDAEAIPWEQRMRWCVAFRMSTLRLIAFNYD; the protein is encoded by the coding sequence atggAGCCAGAGAAAGCGTTCAACGAAGAGCCGGAGGCGACTGTGCAGGACCCCTCGCTGGTGTCGCCCTCGTCCCTCCTCCAAGGCtccgcgctgccgttgctaTCGCCATCCACTTCTGTCTCGCAACCACCCCGCACTGCGCCTtcgtggagctgccgcctccacttCGTGAGCCCCACCACGGCGCTGGACATTGGGGCCGCCGATTACAGCACCGTTTACCCTCGGCTGTGTTCCATCGAGTATCTCGTGACCGCCGCAACGTGTCTGGGAACGATGCTTTACGGGTTTGCCGTGCTCCAGTCGTTCTGCTACAAGAATTTCTTTTCGTACCAGTGGGACACCGTCGATCCGAACCCCTTCTTTGAACGCATGGGCTCCAAGGGCTACGACGATAGCATAGACGATCAATGGGTCGGGTTCATCACTCATTACAACGAATTGGTCTGCCTggccctgctgctggcgggcTTTTCCGGGCTGTATCGAGCGCTGCTCTCTTACTCAACGTCATCTGCATCCCCCGTCCCCTCTGACAGCACGGCCTGCTCATCACCCTCAGCGAGCAGCGAGTGCTCAGGGTCGCTGGCCGGCCATGTAAAGGTGTGGATGCCACCGAGGTGGTTGGATAAGCTAcgctcacgcgcgcgcactctCGGCTCACCCTCAGGTgcacggaggaggtgcaccGCCTTTCTGCAGCGCTCTTGGATCCTGCCCGCCTTCTACACGGTTGTgggcgtcgtcttcgtcatcTTTGTGCACGGCCCGCACTTTTTCCTCCCGCtgctcatcatcatcgccaaCTACGTCATCTTctcgcggctgcagcgctggtgcCCCTACTGGCTGTTCATGGTCATCATGTGGGCCGCGCACGTCACTCTCCTGTACCTCATCGAGATCAACGATGGGTTCGAGCAGACGCCCTGGTTACAGTACTACACTTCATGTATTCTGTCACACCTGCAAGCCATTCAGGGAGATGCGGAAGCAATTCCTTGGGAGCAGCGTATGCGCTGGTGCGTAGCCTTCCGCATGTCGAcgctgcgcctcatcgcctTCAACTACGAC